The genomic segment ACCTCGACCATTGCCATGTCCAGAGCTCCATGCGTTGAGGGTGCTTGATGGGTACGTGCAGTCTCTTTCAAGCGGCCACTCACCAATAATAGGCGCAGTCAATCCGGTTGGCAACCATTCCGGAGGGATCTAGCGGCGCTCAATCCGACGGAGTCTTTTCTTCCTCGTCCGGGAACACCGACTTCGTCCGCTTTTCCATCTCCGCGGCGATGAACTGACCGTTTGCGTCCTGCTGTTTGAGCTTCTGGATGATGCTGTGATAGCTGGCCTCATCCCGGTCCTGGCTCAACTTGAACACGTGGCCCATCTCGAGTATTTCGATCTCGAACGCGACAATGGCGTGGATGTACTTCTGTTTGAATGAGTCGGGCAGGTTGTCGTACACCGTTGGGGACTTGGCGTTGTACTTCTCGAAATGAAGGGAAGTCTTCTGCAACACGCGCTCCAGGGCGGCCTCATCCAGAAACCGGATCCGGCCCTGGATGTGCACACTCATGTAGTTCCACGTGGACGCGATGTTCGGATTGCTGTACCACGTGCCGCTCACATAGGTGTGGGGACTCGTGAAGACCACGAGCACATTGGGATTGTGCAGGAACGCCCGGTGGTGATCCGTGTTCTTCATGATGTGCCCGCGCAACACCTTCCGGCCCGCCTCTTCCTCGATGAAAACCGGAACCTGGGTGGCGACCGGCTTGTTGTCCGCATCGCATCCCGCCACGAAAGCAAAGGGATGCTGGTCGATGAAGGCCTGGATGGCAGCCGGGTTCTTGTCCTTGTAATCGGGCAGGTTGTACATGGCGATGAATCCGCTGGTTGGGGGTGTGTGTCGCGGGACAGGGTGTGTGTACCATACGTCTCCATCCCCTGACAACCCCGGGGCCGTTCATGGCATTTGATCGTTGTATGAGGGCCGTCGCGCGCTTATCCTCGCAATTATTGTGCATGACGAAATCCCAGCACCCGCTCCAGCAAGCAATGCAAATCGATGGCAAAGACCGGCGATTTCACTCAACTGGCCTTCAAGCTCCCGGGTGCAGCCTCCGTTCGTTGCCGCGTATTCGACGTGCGTGGTCGGCGTGTGCGCGAAATCGCCGATGGTATATTCGGCGCGGGTCTGCACGAATTCACGTGGGACACCCGGGACGACAGCGCACGTCGCGTGCGAAGCGGAGTGTATCTGGTTCAACTCCAGGTCAATGGTTCGAGCAGTACTCGCAAGGTGATCGTCACGCGTTGACGCGGAACATCCTGGAACACCTCCTGGCTCGCAGGAGCCTCGGCCACCGGCCCCCAATCAGGTCTTCGCTGGCCTCCGTGGTAGGGGCTGCAGCATTCCTCCCGCTTCGGCTATACTTCCCACCGCATTGGTACCCGGCCACGGATATGAGAAAGTGACTCCGGAAAGCGGAAGGATAGACGCGTGATCTACGACAACATTCTGCAGGTGATCGGCAATACGCCAACGGTGAGGCTCAATCGTATCGGCAAGGAAACCGGTGCGGAGATTTTCGCCAAGTGTGAGTTTCTAAACCCCGGCGGGTCGGTGAAGGACCGCATTGCCGTGCGCATGATCGAGGAACTCGAGAAGAGCGGCAGGATCGGCCCGGGGACCACGCTGATCGAAGCGACCAGCGGAAACACGGGTGTCGGGATGTGCATGGTGGCGGCCGTGAAGGGCTACCGCATGATCATCACCATGCCCGAGAAGATGAGCCGGGAGAAACAGGTGGTCATGGAGGCCCTGGGCGCCGAGATCATCCGCACGCCCACCGAGGCGCCGCACGACTCGCCGGAAAGCCTGATCGGGGTGGCCGCGCGCCTCAACAAGGAGATTCCAAATTCGGTCATTCCCGATCAGTACGGTAATCCCGACAACCCGCATGCCCACTACAGTGGAACGGGCGCGGAGATCTGGGACGACTTCGGCGACACACTCGATCTGTGCGTGCTGACCGCGGGGACCGGCGGAACCATTGCCGGTGTGGCCAGGTACCTGAAGGAAAAGAATCCGAATATCAAGATCGTCGGTGTCGATCCGGAGGGCTCGATCCTCGGCGGCCGAAAAGAGGTCAAGACCTACCAGGTCGAAGGCATCGGTTACGATTTCATTCCCGATGTCCTGTCCTACGATCACATCGACGAGTGGGTGTACTGCAACGACCATGACAGTTTTGCGATGGCACGGCGCCTGATCCGTGAGGAGGGCCTGCTCGTGGGCGGGAGCTCGGGATCGGCGGTGTGGGGAATGCTCGAGGCCATCAAGCGCTACCCGAAGACGAAACGGGCCATCACGATTCTTCCCGACTCGATCCGCAACTACCTCTCCAAGTTCGTCAGCAGGGAATGGATGATCGAACACGGCTTCATGTAGGCCGATGTTTGAGCGTGGCGGCTACGAAAACTGACACATGAACTTGATGTACGCACTTCCGATCATCAACGCAGGCGTCATGCTGGTCATTACGGCGCTTGGCCTGCGCACCCGGCCGGCCGACACGCTGCTTTTGTTCCGCAGCCCGGTACTCGGAGTGCGCGCCGTACTGGCCATGTTCGTATTCGTGCCGGCATGCACGCTGCTCATGGTATGGCGCCTGCCACTCGAGCCGGCGATCCAGGCCAGCCTGCTGGCGTTGGCGGTCGCGCCCGTGGCGCCCATCGTTTTCAGAGCCAGAACCAGCGCCAACACCGACGGCGACTATACCGTCGGCTTGCAGGTTTTCACCGCAGTCGTCTCGCTCGCGGCCGTACCGGCAATGCTCGCGGTTGCCGAGCGCGTCTTCGACTTTCACACCCGGTTTCCCGTCAGCGAGATCGCCATCATGTTACTGAGGGTGATAGGCCTGCCGCTCGCTGTCGGCATCGGCCTCGCCAGGTTGCTGGGTGACAGGCGGGTGCGCGTGGCACTTTGGCTTGAGCGCATCGGCAGCACCGTACTGACCGCCGGCATGGTGCTCATTCTCGCGCTTCTCCTGCCGAAGGTATGGTTCATGGCAGTCAACGGACGGTTGCTCAGTGTGGTCGCCGTTACCGGCTTCATGCTGTTGGGCTGCCATCTGTTTGGAGGGCCGGAAAAGGGCACCCGCATTGCTCTCACCATGGGCAGCGCTCAGCGCCACCCGGGAATCTCCTTTGTGGTCGCGACGACGGTGTTGCCGGCGGAAGAAGAGACCATCATCGCCGTCATCGTCATGTTTCTGCTGGTAAGCACCCTGGCGATCATTCCTTATATGCTCAAGCGCGACGACCCGGTCGCCGATTCGACAACGTAGATTCGTTTCAACGCTCAACCGACTTCTCCAGCTCGTCGAGCCAGGTCAGCTTCGCCTCGATCTGCGGGATGACACGACGGCCTCCTCCCGAAGTTGCCTGACCGGGGTGGCGAGCGCTCATGGTTGTCCTCCCGCTACCCTTGATCCTGAAAATCCCCTTGCTATTACCTAGAACTGCAATGTATAGTAGCACTAGGTAAAGGCATGATCATTGATAAAGACCTTGTTGCCGCGTCGGCCACCCCGTTGGTGCTCGCCATCCTAAGTGAAGGTGAAAGCTACGGTTATGCCATCATCAAGCGGGTGGCCGAGGTGTCGGGCGGCGAGCTGGAGTGGACCGAGGGTATGCTCTACCCGCTCCTGCACCGCCTGGAGCGCAACGGCCTGGTCGAGGCGGTGTGGGGTCAGTCGGAGACCGGCAGGCGGCGCAAATACTACCGCCTGACCAGGGCCGGGGTGGAGCAGCTCGACCGCCAGCGCCGCCAGTGGCAGGTGGTCGACGAGGCCATGCGTGGTATCTGGAAAATGGTGGCCGACCCCGGGGCGCAACCCGCCTGACCGGCTGCAACGGAGAAGAGAAGACCGTGAACGTGGGGTTCCTGCTGGAAGAACGCATCGGGGAATGGCGGCAGTACTTCCTGAAACGTCAGGCGGTTCGTGCCGCCGACGTTGATGAGCTCGAAGACCATCTGCGCAGCCAGGTGGACGCGTTGCACAAAGCCGGTCTGGACGATGACGAGGCGTTCCTGGTCGCGGTCAAGCGGCTGGGCAACATGGATTCCGTTTCGCGCGAGTTTGCAAACGAGTACTCCGAGCGCCTCTGGAAACAGCTGGTAGTCTCACCGGGTGCCGGCGATGTTTCGCCGCGTGCGCACCGGGATACCGTCGCGGCGGTGGGTCTGGGAATCACCGCGGCCGTCGCGCTCAAGATTCCCGAGCTCTTCGGCCTGCGCATTTCGGGTGACGGCGCAGACACGTCATTCTATCTCCGCAATCTCAGCCTCTTCGTCCTGCCCTTCCTCGCCGGGTTCTTTGCGCTCAAACGCGGCATGCAAGCCAGCGCCTGCTTGCGGCTGGCTGTTCCATTTGTTGCCGGGGGTTTGATCGTAAACCTCCTGCCTTTCGTGCCGGGAGGGCACACGCAGGTGCTGGCCGCGATCCACCTGCCCATCGCGCTGTGGCTGACCATCGGTCTTGCGTATGTCGGCGGGCTGTGGCGCAGCCATGAACAGCGCATGCACTTCGTGCGCTTCTCGGGCGAATGGTTCATCTACTACACGCTCATCGCACTTGGTGGCGGCGTCCTCACCCTGTTTACGGTGTTCGTGTTCAATGCGATCGGCCTGAGTGCGGAGCCGCTGATCCAGGGCTGGATCTTTCCGTGCGGTGCGGCGGGCGCGGTTATCATCGCCGCGTGGCTGGTGGAAGCCAAGCAGGGCGTCATCGAGAACATGGCACCCGTGCTGACGATGCTGTTCACACCGCTCTTTGCGCTGCTGCTGCTCGTATTCGTCGTGACCATGATCTGGACGGGCAACGCGATTGACGTCGGACGGGAAGTGCTGATCGGATTCGACCTGCTGCTGGTGCTCGTGCTGGGCCTGCTGCTGTACGCAATCTCCGCGCGCGACTCGCAAGCTGCTCCCGGAACGTTCGACCGGCTTCGGTTGCTGCTCGTGCTGTGCGCTCTGGTCGTCGATGCCCTCGCGCTGTGGGCGATGGTTGCACGGACGTCGCAGTTCGGCTTCAGCCCCAACAAGACGGCGGCGCTCGGCTTGAATATCCTGCTGCTCGTCAATCTCGGCTGGTCGGCCGTGCTCTACGCGCGGTTCCTGACCAGGCGCGCTCCGTTCACGCAACTCGAGCGCTGGCAGACGGCCTACCTTCCCGCGTACGGGATCTGGGCGTGGATCGTGGTGGCGTTGTTCCCAATCATCTTCAAGTTCAAGTAGGAGCGTCTCGTTCGACGCTCCATTCGGAAAGGATGAGGCTCCATGCAGAAGGCCCTTCTTACGATTGCAGTCGTCTGTGGAGTGAGCATCGCCTACATCGATTCGCGGCCCGGCTGGGATGACACGGGCATTTCCGTTGGTATGCTCGTGTTGACGACGGGGTTGCTCTCGGTGCTCGGCTACCGCCGGTCGTGGTTGCTCGCGTTGGCGGTCGGCGCATGGATACCGCTCTATGGAATCCTCACCACGCATAACCCTGCCTCCATCGTCGCGATCGCCTTCGCACTGGTCGGCGCGTACGGCGGGCGGCTGCTCCGTTCGGCAATAAAGTCGGCTCAATCCAAGAATTGACAAAGTCCAGAATTAACGCTAGCCTGTGTTCCATGTCGCGGGAAATGGAACCACTGCTTCGCGGGCACGGGCTGCAGGTGACGGCGCAACGATTGGCCGTCATGCGGGCCGTGGCCTCGCACCCCCACGCGACGGCCGACGAACTGACCGAAGACGTCCGGGCAGTCATCGGATCGATCTCCCGCCAGGCCGTTTACGATACGCTCGGTGTCCTGGTCGACAAGAACCTCATCCGCCGGATTCAGCCGTCGGGATCTGCCGCCCGCTACGAGGATCGGGTGGATGACAACCATCACCACCTGATCTGCCGGAGCTGCGGCAAGATGGTTGATATCGACTGCGCGGTCGGCGCGAAACCCTGCCTCACCGCCAGCGAGGACCACGGGTTCGAGATCGACGAAGCCGAAGTCATCTACTGGGGGCGCTGTCCGGCGTGTCAGCATTAGCGCGACAAGCCACGCGACCACTCACAACCAATTACAAGAGCCACTCGCAACCGTTCACTCAATATCAGGAGCAGCCATGACTGATCGAAAAGTAAGCCGGTGCCCGATGACGGGCGCCAACACGACGATGGGATCCCGGTCGAACCAGGACTGGTGGCCGGATCAGTTGAACCTGAAGATTCTCCACCAGAACCCGCCCACGCTGAATCCCATGGGCGAAGCGTTTGACTACGCGAAGGAATTCAAGACACTCGACCTCAAGGCCGTGAAAAAGGACCTCACGAAGCTCATGACGGACTCGCAGGAGTGGTGGCCGGCCGACTACGGCCATTACGGCGGTCTCTTCATCCGCATGGCGTGGCACAGCGCCGGCTCATACCGCATCGCCGACGGCCGCGGCGGCGCGTCGTCCGGCGCGCAGCGCTTCGCGCCGCTGAACAGTTGGCCCGACAACGCCAACCTCGACAAGGCACGCCGGCTTCTGTGGCCCATCAAACAGAAGTACGGGCGCAAGCTGTCGTGGGCGGACCTGATGGTTCTCGCCGGCAATGTGGCGCTGGAGTCGATGGGTTTCAAGACGTTCGGTTTTGGTGGCGGGCGTGAGGATGTCTGGGAGGCGGAGGACATCAACTGGGGCGCTGAGAGCAAGTGGCTCGGCGACGAGCGCTACAGCGGCGACCGCGAACTCGCGAACCCGCTGGCCGCGGTTCAGATGGGTTTGATTTACGTGAACCCGGAGGGGCCGAATGGCAACCCGGACCCGATTGCTTCGGGCAAGGACATCCGCGAGACTTTCGCGCGCATGGCGATGAACGACTATGAGACGGTCGCGCTCACGGTGGGCGGGCACACCTTCGGCAAGTGTCACGGTGCTGGTGACGCCGCACTCGTTGGCGCGGAGCCGGAGGCCGCCGGCATCGAGATGCAGGGCCTGGGCTGGATGAGCAAGCACGGCAGCGGCAAGGCAGGCGATGCGATCACCAGCGGGCTCGAGGGCGCATGGACACCCAACCCGACCCGGTGGGATCACGACTATCTCAAGAACCTGTTCGCGTACGAGTGGAAGCTCGTGAAGAGCCCGGCCGGTGCGCACCAGTGGACGCCCGCCTCGCCGGACGCACCCAAGGCGCCTGCCGCGGACGGTTCGAAGGGGACGCAACCCCTCATGATGACCACCGCGGACATGGCGATGAAGATGGACCCGATCTACAAGCCCATCGCGAAGCACTTCCTCGAGAACCCCGACGAGTTCGCCGACGCGTTCGCGCGGGCATGGTTCAAGCTGACGCACCGTGACATGGGACCGATAACGCGCTACCTCGGCGCCGAGGTTCCGAAAGAGCATCTGATCTGGCAGGACCCGGTTCCCGCGGCCGACCACAAGTCGATCGACGCAAAGGACATCGCGGTGCTCAAGGGCAA from the Candidatus Krumholzibacteriia bacterium genome contains:
- a CDS encoding permease prefix domain 1-containing protein, which translates into the protein MNVGFLLEERIGEWRQYFLKRQAVRAADVDELEDHLRSQVDALHKAGLDDDEAFLVAVKRLGNMDSVSREFANEYSERLWKQLVVSPGAGDVSPRAHRDTVAAVGLGITAAVALKIPELFGLRISGDGADTSFYLRNLSLFVLPFLAGFFALKRGMQASACLRLAVPFVAGGLIVNLLPFVPGGHTQVLAAIHLPIALWLTIGLAYVGGLWRSHEQRMHFVRFSGEWFIYYTLIALGGGVLTLFTVFVFNAIGLSAEPLIQGWIFPCGAAGAVIIAAWLVEAKQGVIENMAPVLTMLFTPLFALLLLVFVVTMIWTGNAIDVGREVLIGFDLLLVLVLGLLLYAISARDSQAAPGTFDRLRLLLVLCALVVDALALWAMVARTSQFGFSPNKTAALGLNILLLVNLGWSAVLYARFLTRRAPFTQLERWQTAYLPAYGIWAWIVVALFPIIFKFK
- a CDS encoding helix-turn-helix transcriptional regulator; translated protein: MIIDKDLVAASATPLVLAILSEGESYGYAIIKRVAEVSGGELEWTEGMLYPLLHRLERNGLVEAVWGQSETGRRRKYYRLTRAGVEQLDRQRRQWQVVDEAMRGIWKMVADPGAQPA
- a CDS encoding FMN-binding negative transcriptional regulator, with amino-acid sequence MYNLPDYKDKNPAAIQAFIDQHPFAFVAGCDADNKPVATQVPVFIEEEAGRKVLRGHIMKNTDHHRAFLHNPNVLVVFTSPHTYVSGTWYSNPNIASTWNYMSVHIQGRIRFLDEAALERVLQKTSLHFEKYNAKSPTVYDNLPDSFKQKYIHAIVAFEIEILEMGHVFKLSQDRDEASYHSIIQKLKQQDANGQFIAAEMEKRTKSVFPDEEEKTPSD
- a CDS encoding T9SS type A sorting domain-containing protein, whose translation is MAKTGDFTQLAFKLPGAASVRCRVFDVRGRRVREIADGIFGAGLHEFTWDTRDDSARRVRSGVYLVQLQVNGSSSTRKVIVTR
- a CDS encoding transcriptional repressor → MSREMEPLLRGHGLQVTAQRLAVMRAVASHPHATADELTEDVRAVIGSISRQAVYDTLGVLVDKNLIRRIQPSGSAARYEDRVDDNHHHLICRSCGKMVDIDCAVGAKPCLTASEDHGFEIDEAEVIYWGRCPACQH
- a CDS encoding pyridoxal-phosphate dependent enzyme → MIYDNILQVIGNTPTVRLNRIGKETGAEIFAKCEFLNPGGSVKDRIAVRMIEELEKSGRIGPGTTLIEATSGNTGVGMCMVAAVKGYRMIITMPEKMSREKQVVMEALGAEIIRTPTEAPHDSPESLIGVAARLNKEIPNSVIPDQYGNPDNPHAHYSGTGAEIWDDFGDTLDLCVLTAGTGGTIAGVARYLKEKNPNIKIVGVDPEGSILGGRKEVKTYQVEGIGYDFIPDVLSYDHIDEWVYCNDHDSFAMARRLIREEGLLVGGSSGSAVWGMLEAIKRYPKTKRAITILPDSIRNYLSKFVSREWMIEHGFM
- the katG gene encoding catalase/peroxidase HPI, coding for MTGANTTMGSRSNQDWWPDQLNLKILHQNPPTLNPMGEAFDYAKEFKTLDLKAVKKDLTKLMTDSQEWWPADYGHYGGLFIRMAWHSAGSYRIADGRGGASSGAQRFAPLNSWPDNANLDKARRLLWPIKQKYGRKLSWADLMVLAGNVALESMGFKTFGFGGGREDVWEAEDINWGAESKWLGDERYSGDRELANPLAAVQMGLIYVNPEGPNGNPDPIASGKDIRETFARMAMNDYETVALTVGGHTFGKCHGAGDAALVGAEPEAAGIEMQGLGWMSKHGSGKAGDAITSGLEGAWTPNPTRWDHDYLKNLFAYEWKLVKSPAGAHQWTPASPDAPKAPAADGSKGTQPLMMTTADMAMKMDPIYKPIAKHFLENPDEFADAFARAWFKLTHRDMGPITRYLGAEVPKEHLIWQDPVPAADHKSIDAKDIAVLKGKILASGLSISQLVATAWASASTFRNSDKRGGANGARIRLEPQRRWEANQPAQLEKVFATLEKIQKEFNGGGKKASLADLIVLGGCAAVEKAAKDAGHSVEVPFSPGRMDTTQDQTDVDSFAPLEPMADGFRNYVRKGIEQPEALLLDKAQLLTLTAPEMTVLVGGMRVLGANAGQSKHGVFTDKPETLTNDFFVNLLDMGTEWKAAGKDVFEGHDRKTGKVKWTGTRVDLVFGSNSQLRALAEVYACADAQQKFVRDFVAAWNKVMNLDRFDLA